CCTTTTCAAGACTTGCTCAAGGTCTTTGCCGTCGTCATGCTCAGTCGCCAAGCTTCGGGAAGAAGCATCTCGGCACCGATCGTTCGACTGCGCTCACCCCACAGCGATTTCTCGCGCCGCCCCGCACTCCCGAAGCTTGGGGGCGGTGCAGAGCTTTGCTCAGAACGACAAGCCCGGTGCCGGCAATGCAGCTAGGCTTTAGCTCCTGAGGCCTCGAGTTTCGATTTTTGATTTTCGATTTTCGGTTTTCTCTTTCCGGTTTATTGGCTTAGCTTCGCCTTCACCCGCTCGCTCACCGCCTTGCCATCCACTGATTGTCCCTTCAACCGCGCCATCACATTTTTCATGACCGCGCCCATCTCTTTGGGCGATCGGGCACCCGTCTCGGCCATGGCGGCGGCAATCGCCGCGTCCACTTCGGCGTCGGAAGCTCGGGCCGGCAAATAGGGTTCGATGATGGCAATTTCTTTCTGTTCCTTCTCGGCCAGGTCGGCGCGGCCACCCCGGGTGAACTGCTCGATCGAATCCCGGCGCTGCTTGATGAGCGTGGAGAGCACCTGGGCCGCTTCCGTATCTTCGAGCGCAGCCATTTTTTCAACCTGCTTGTTCTTGAGCGCCGTCTTCATCATGCGCAGGACGCTTAGCCGAAGTTCATCCTTCGTCTTCATGGCCGAGGTCAGGTCCTGCTGAATACGATCCACCAATCCCATGGTTTCCTCCTCCCGGAAGCATCATAGCAGCGGCCGGTGCCCGGTGCCCAGCGCCGGTCGCTTCTCGCCCGCCGCGGCGGGGCGATGGCGATTTGACAGGGCTCCCCGGCTCCCATAACCTTGCTTCGCAACCATGAAAATCGTCCTCGGCGACAAAATCAGCGAGCGCGGCCTCGCCCTGCTCGACGCCACCGGCTGGTTCGTGTCACTGCCTTCCCGCGGCGCCCTTGCCGTTGAACTTGCCGACGCCGATGCCCTGATCGTGCGCAGCGCCACCCACGTGACCGCCGAGCTGCTCGGGCACGGGCCACGCTTGCGCGTGATCGGCCGCGCCGGGGTGGGCGTGGACAATATTGACGTCGAGGCCGCCACCCGCCGGGGCATCCTGGTGATGAACACCCCGGGCGGCAACGCCGTAAGCGTGGCCGAGCACACCCTGGCGCTGCTCCTGGCGCTGACGCGCTCGGTGCCACAGTGGAGCGCCGCTGTCCACGCGGGCCGCTGGGAGAAGAGCGGAGCGGCGGGAATCGAGCTACGCGGCAAAACGCTTGGGTTGATAGGCCTGGGACGCGTGGGCATCGAGGTGGCGCGGCGGGCGCATGGGCTCGAGATGGACGTGCTCGCGTGCGATCCCTACATCAGCGAGAAGGTCGCTCGGGAAGTCGGCGCTGAGCTGGTTCCGCTCGCCGAGTTGCTGGCGCGGTCGGATTTCGTGTCGTTGCATGCCGCGCTCGGTCCCGCCACCGATAAGATAATCAACGCCGCGACCATCGGGCAGATGAAGCGCGGCGCGCGGCTGGTCAATACCGCCCGCGGCGAATTGGTGGACGAAACAGCGCTCGCCGAGGCGCTCCGATCCGGGCGCCTGGCAGGGGCCGCCTTGGACGTCTTTGCCGAGGAACCGCCGCGGGGCTCGCCCCTGCTGGGCCTGCCCAACGTGATCGCCACGCCGCATGTGGCCGGGTCCACCGAAGAGGCTCAGGAGGAAGTGGGCTATCTGATCGCCCAGCAGGTGCGCGACTTCCTGGCCGAGGGCGTCTTGCGCAACGCCGTCAACCTGCCCACCCTTTCGGCCGAACAGTACCGGCGGCTCCGGCCGTATATCGAGCTCGGCGAGCGCCTGGGGTTGCTGGTGTCGCAGGTGGTGCCCGGCTCGATCGGCCGCATCCGCATCAGCTACGCGGGCGAGCCCGCCGAACTCGGCACGCACATTCTGCGGAATGCCGTGCTCGAAGGCGTGCTCAACGCTGTGCTCGATGAAAAGGTCAACTTGGTCAACGCCGGCACCGTGGCGGCAGCGCGTGGGCTGGTCGTGGAAGAGCTCACCCGCCGGCGGGAGCACGGTTTCCCCAACACGCTCGAGGTGGCGGTGGCCCCGACGGCACCGGGGGCGGCCCCGGATGCGATCGGGAACAGCCGCGAGCTGGCCGTGGAGGGCACTGTGCTGCACAACCTTTCGCCGCGCCTCCTTGCCATAGACGGCATCGAACTCGAAGCACCGCTCGAAGGGACGCTGCTCTTCCTGCGCAACCGCGATGTCCCGGGGGTCATTGGTCAGGTGGGGACCATCCTGGGCAGCCGGCAGATCAACATCGCCACCTTTGCCCTGGGCCGGCGCGAGGCCGTGCGCGGTGCCGAAGCCATCGCGCTAGTGCGGCTCGACGGCGAAGTGCCCGACTCCATCCTCCAGCCCATCCGCGGCATCGCCGCCGTCACCGAAGCGCGCCTGGTGCGCTTGCCCGGCTCGACCGCAGAAGCAAGCATGCGAACAGCCGTGCCCTCATGACCACCAGCCAAGACGCGGGGGTCCATTGCCCGACTGAGGGTGACAGGTTACAATCTAAGGAACTGGATCGCGGGACGTTGAGAGCGATTCTGTGTCATGCCGGATTGACCGTTGAAGAGTTCACTGACTTACTTGGGTAAACCCCATAGGCCAAGCGTGGAGATTGGCAGCGTCCGAGCGAAAGTCTCTGGGTGTCAAGGTTCCGGCGCCAGACGGGCGAGGAGGTCTTTGACAACCGCTTCGCGGCGCTTGAGCTCTTCGCGGCAGTCGTAGTTCTCGGTCTTGTACACTTCTTCGCGCAGGTTGGGCAGCGACGCGCCTGGTCTCAAAGGAATCCGTACAGGAAGCAAGACAATCGGAGCCTTCTATACCACTATGCTTCTTCCGAGGCAATACGATTCGAGGTGGGGTCGGCAAGAAATCCGGGGGGTGTCTGTCGGATTGAGCGGCAATGCATAGGAACAGAACCCGGCAAGCGTCAGCTCACCTAGCCAGCCCCGACCCAAGACACGGTAATGGTTCTTCCCCCTGAGTCGGCCCAGGCAATTCGGCGGGACTTTGGCCT
The DNA window shown above is from Candidatus Acidiferrales bacterium and carries:
- a CDS encoding GatB/YqeY domain-containing protein, which produces MGLVDRIQQDLTSAMKTKDELRLSVLRMMKTALKNKQVEKMAALEDTEAAQVLSTLIKQRRDSIEQFTRGGRADLAEKEQKEIAIIEPYLPARASDAEVDAAIAAAMAETGARSPKEMGAVMKNVMARLKGQSVDGKAVSERVKAKLSQ
- the serA gene encoding phosphoglycerate dehydrogenase produces the protein MKIVLGDKISERGLALLDATGWFVSLPSRGALAVELADADALIVRSATHVTAELLGHGPRLRVIGRAGVGVDNIDVEAATRRGILVMNTPGGNAVSVAEHTLALLLALTRSVPQWSAAVHAGRWEKSGAAGIELRGKTLGLIGLGRVGIEVARRAHGLEMDVLACDPYISEKVAREVGAELVPLAELLARSDFVSLHAALGPATDKIINAATIGQMKRGARLVNTARGELVDETALAEALRSGRLAGAALDVFAEEPPRGSPLLGLPNVIATPHVAGSTEEAQEEVGYLIAQQVRDFLAEGVLRNAVNLPTLSAEQYRRLRPYIELGERLGLLVSQVVPGSIGRIRISYAGEPAELGTHILRNAVLEGVLNAVLDEKVNLVNAGTVAAARGLVVEELTRRREHGFPNTLEVAVAPTAPGAAPDAIGNSRELAVEGTVLHNLSPRLLAIDGIELEAPLEGTLLFLRNRDVPGVIGQVGTILGSRQINIATFALGRREAVRGAEAIALVRLDGEVPDSILQPIRGIAAVTEARLVRLPGSTAEASMRTAVPS